A stretch of the Gemmatimonadaceae bacterium genome encodes the following:
- a CDS encoding ion channel, protein MTTAEPRLTAAEEPKDLGFGTVVGQANTQRLLNRDGSFNVRRDGLPRLSSLSLYHALLGLSWPQFIGLLVGGYLVVNVLFALAYSACGPGALMGTAASTMGGGFLRAFFFSVHTFATIGYGNVVPMGLPANLLVTLETIVGLLGFAVSTGVLFARFARPTARVLFSARAVVAPYRGRTGFMFRLVNGRSNQLIELDVKVLFSRIEERQGARQRVYDQLKLERTHVVFFPLAWTVVHPIDESSPMWGFTESEFQACETEFLILLSAIDETFAQTVHARTSYRADEIAVGAKFVNIYNPRASDGSESIDISRLSEIERVARDAAEMHDTATWHHTGHFTGFAPPAPPDRRSGTAGPPPVS, encoded by the coding sequence ATGACGACGGCCGAGCCACGTCTCACCGCGGCGGAGGAACCAAAGGATCTTGGGTTCGGGACCGTCGTCGGCCAAGCGAACACCCAGCGGCTGCTGAATCGCGACGGATCGTTCAACGTCCGGCGCGATGGATTGCCACGGCTGTCGTCGCTCAGCCTGTACCATGCATTGCTGGGGCTCAGCTGGCCGCAGTTCATCGGGCTGCTCGTGGGCGGCTACCTCGTGGTGAATGTGCTGTTCGCGTTGGCATACTCGGCGTGCGGGCCGGGCGCATTGATGGGTACGGCGGCATCGACGATGGGTGGTGGGTTCTTGCGGGCGTTCTTCTTCAGCGTGCACACCTTTGCCACCATCGGCTACGGCAACGTGGTGCCGATGGGACTACCGGCGAATCTGCTGGTGACGCTGGAAACAATCGTCGGTCTGCTCGGGTTCGCGGTCAGCACCGGCGTCCTCTTCGCGCGGTTCGCGCGGCCCACGGCGCGGGTGCTATTCAGTGCGCGCGCCGTGGTGGCGCCGTATCGTGGCCGCACGGGCTTCATGTTCCGCCTCGTGAACGGGCGTTCCAACCAGCTCATCGAGCTCGATGTGAAAGTGCTGTTCAGCCGCATCGAAGAGCGACAGGGGGCGAGGCAACGAGTGTACGATCAGCTCAAGCTGGAGCGCACGCACGTCGTGTTCTTTCCATTGGCGTGGACAGTGGTGCACCCGATCGACGAATCGAGCCCGATGTGGGGGTTCACGGAGTCGGAGTTCCAGGCGTGCGAGACCGAGTTCCTGATCCTGCTGAGCGCCATCGACGAGACGTTCGCGCAGACCGTCCATGCCCGCACGTCGTACCGAGCCGATGAGATCGCAGTGGGAGCCAAGTTCGTGAACATCTACAATCCGCGGGCTTCCGATGGGTCCGAGAGCATCGACATCTCGCGGCTGAGCGAGATCGAGCGGGTAGCGAGGGACGCGGCCGAGATGCACGACACCGCCACCTGGCACCACACGGGGCACTTCACGGGGTTCGCTCCCCCGGCGCCGCCGGATCGGCGTTCCGGAACGGCGGGCCCGCCGCCCGTGAGCTAA
- a CDS encoding DUF3792 family protein, with product MLRRRGVVRTVTGIAVGCALAFVLSAMADAVVFHGGPPEALPVLPLAAFLLVMNGLAAIAGGYTAAALARRRPRTHGLAVGISYVLLMQLAPPSLTNLAFPAAAQPLWFTAASMAIVLAGAALGGAARDESGRQRA from the coding sequence ATGCTCAGGAGGCGAGGCGTGGTGCGAACGGTGACGGGAATCGCGGTCGGGTGCGCACTGGCTTTCGTGCTGAGCGCGATGGCTGATGCCGTGGTGTTCCACGGGGGCCCGCCGGAGGCTCTCCCGGTGCTGCCGCTGGCGGCGTTCTTGCTGGTGATGAATGGGCTAGCAGCCATCGCTGGCGGGTACACCGCGGCGGCCCTCGCCCGCCGGCGTCCGCGCACCCATGGTCTGGCAGTGGGGATATCGTACGTGCTCCTGATGCAACTCGCGCCGCCGTCGCTGACCAACCTCGCGTTTCCTGCGGCGGCGCAGCCGCTCTGGTTCACAGCCGCCAGTATGGCCATTGTGCTGGCGGGAGCTGCCCTCGGCGGCGCCGCGCGAGACGAGAGCGGACGCC